A single Megachile rotundata isolate GNS110a chromosome 9, iyMegRotu1, whole genome shotgun sequence DNA region contains:
- the LOC100881936 gene encoding IQ motif and ubiquitin-like domain-containing protein, protein MAVTVRTERSRPFLGGWRSKVTGKLYYNVYTQTDKNERTAEKRAQTEFTVDKFTDMQRDVGLQVNFFPDVRDRLLEASSHSRQSPGSRQDPVDERILNSVVKIQRFYRLRRGQTAPLPVRVGNTEEHQVEEWYDSQDFVILNRTWPRTRTDFELLYNLVDRWRIHETERASSQLFEPARIAFSGLILSKEVELLRAIDAMKTTAKRSRKERTCRKFLDELSKPVLWKNNRDEPILVDTLRVQRARWFRDAFDELSREDVSIGDRIKTLSRLRNEVEPHTCRTSDELIRLLDQEVGLLTRNIRRSKLNWLRERSKMAFLELARNSLMNDFEDFRHSTFARKIVCRSCNRLLPEEKFVRRSCCNYCLYMRISKGPRVVYGQYEMLLRDVRRRETKMRCYSSLAFVVDEKLVYHLVNDIWHGKSAISEDDRLDQLRLVRFRKEEEWAPWNCLPLTVKEASLHWKVDDLQKFYGAMMLQKFHTKNLQAKIRFRSMFEFRYR, encoded by the exons ATGGCGGTGACCGTTCGAACAGAGAGATCGAGGCCATTTCTGGGCGGCTGGAGGAGCAAAGTTACCGGGAAACTCTATTACAACGTGTACACGCAGACCGACAAAAACGAAAGGACCGCGGAGAAAAGAGCGCAGACGGAGTTTACAGTCGACAAATTTACGGACATGCAACGCGACGTGGGGTTGCAGGTGAATTTCTTTCCCGATGTTCGGGACAGGCTCTTAGAAGCCAGCAGTCATTCACGGCAATCCCCTGGATCTCGCCAGGATCCCGTCGACGAGAGGATCCTGAACAGCGTCGTAAAGATACAGAGGTTTTACAG GTTACGGCGTGGGCAAACCGCGCCACTTCCGGTACGCGTCGGGAACACGGAAGAGCATCAAGTAGAGGAGTGGTACGATAGCCAGGATTTCGTGATACTAAACCGCACGTGGCCGAGAACGAGGACGGACTTCGAGTTGCTGTACAATCTCGTGGACCGTTGGCGAATCCATGAAACAGAGAGGGCGAGCTCGCAGCTGTTCGAGCCGGCCAGGATCGCGTTTTCCGGTCTAATCCTGTCGAAGGAGGTGGAACTATTGCGAGCGATCGACGCGATGAAAACGACGGCGAAACGAAGTAGGAAGGAGAGGACGTGCAGGAAGTTCCTGGACGAGTTGTCGAAGCCTGTTCTATGGAAGAACAACCGTGACGAACCGATCTTGGTGGATACCCTTCGGGTGCAGCGAGCTCGTTGGTTCAGGGACGCGTTCGACGAGTTGTCCAGGGAGGACGTATCGATCGGGGATCGCATAAAGACGTTGTCACGTCTCAGGAACGAGGTTGAGCCCCACACTTGCAGGACGTCCGACGAGTTGATACGTTTGCTGGACCAGGAGGTCGGTCTTCTCACTCGTAATATTCGCCGGAGTAAATTAAACTGGCTGAGAGAGCGATCGAAGATGGCCTTCCTGGAATTAGCTAGGAACTCCCTCATGAACGACTTCGAAGACTTCCGACACTCTACATTTGCTCGTAAAATCGTTTGCAGGAGCTGCAACAGATTACTGCCGGAGGAAAAATTTGTACGACGTTCTTGTTGTAATTATTGCTTGTACATGAGGATCTCTAAGGGTCCTCGGGTTGTATATGGACAGTACGAGATGTTGCTTCGAGATGTTAGACGCAGGGAAACTAAGATGAGGTGTTACAGTAGTTTGGCGTTCGTGGTTGATGAGAAACTTGTCTATCATTTGGTGAACGACATTTGGCACGGGAAGTCCGCGATCTCGGAGGATGATCGTTTGGATCAGTTGAGATTGGTGAGATTTCGGAAGGAGGAGGAATGGGCACCGTGGAATTGTCTACCATTGACCGTAAAGGAAGCCTCGCTGCATTGGAAGGTCGACGATTTGCAGAAGTTTTACGGCGCGATGATGCTGCAGAAGTTTCACACGAAGAATCTGCAGGCGAAAATTCGATTTCGGTCTATGTTCGAGTTTAGGTATAGATAG
- the LOC100875078 gene encoding IQ motif and ubiquitin-like domain-containing protein isoform X1: MVCCSSWKTEDRRIKKPYLGGWRHKITKLEYLNAESQTGPLRMPKKNTCSRMVQYIATVEVSTQTPCRHPTQMWRPDCFISSASDKYLTSKPYETYEEMMLRLDYDGKARIIQRNYRWYILLKNIRKYAKQYRELVEDCRMYELEKSLIYRKRHQQQILRRINPKSQLDFDMLYDLVEKWRLDRLECTKKRFFRAARSAESYVILDKTVEMFRVIDQKRQEVKRRYRNKKRVRFITINCKPITWHGYKDKLVQVDTMRNQKARELKMIYDSLMKYNVTRGERIEILAMLKKSLEVHNCVAAINLIRHLDQELAYLTRGMRGMSLDYFRGRILYDYLYFVRSSHSCCCVDDHEHFCKNVDDEKLREPVEKNTKVCRSCSRLLPSHKFTVHGRLTKLSTCVDCTWLRERNTLHVNYEPYIFLLNCVRSQERSKESSSAIAFVMQKHDMYHLVYNIWHTRSIVSENKDLFVLRMVRYNVDEDWSPWNCILLTEEEAEVHCKIKDLSSMYSKHLLERVLLYHQLAKNQFKSLKQFEEEYRETFHSIEKKLVYEPAVKVDDYQFT, encoded by the exons ATGGTTTGCTGTTCATCCTGGAAGACGGAGGATCGGAGAATAAAGAAACCGTACTTGGGCGGATGGAGGcacaaaatcactaaattagaatatttaaatgCGGAATCTCAAACGGGGCCGTTGAGGATGCCGAAAAAAAACACTTGCAGTAGAATGGTGCAATATATTGCAACGGTAGAGGTATCCACGCAGACACCGTGTCGTCATCCAACACAAATGTGGCG ACCAGATTGTTTTATATCAAGCGCGTCAGATAAATATTTGACGTCCAAACCTTATGAAACGTACGAAGAAATGATGCTGCGATTAGATTACGATGGAAAAGCGAGAATTATTCAGAGAAATTATAGATGGTACATATTGTTGAAGAACATTAGGAAATATGCTAAACAGTATCGGGAACTGGTCGAGGATTGCAGGATGTACGAGCTAGAAAAGTCGTTAATTTATAG GAAAAGACATCAGCAACAAATTTTAAGGCGAATCAATCCAAAATCTCAATTAGACTTCGACATGTTGTACGATCTGGTCGAGAAGTGGAGACTCGATCGTCTCGAGTGCACGAAGAAACGTTTCTTCAGAGCTGCCAGAAGCGCAGAAAGTTACGTGATCTTAGACAAAACGGTAGAAATGTTCAGGGTGATCGATCAAAAGCGACAGGAAGTAAAGAGAAGATACAGGAACAAAAAACGCGTGAGATTTATCACGATTAACTGTAAACCCATTACTTGGCACGGTTACAAAGACAAGCTAGTGCAAGTGGACACTATGAGGAATCAGAAAGCACGAGAATTAAAAATGATCTACGATTCGTTGATGAAATACAACGTCACTCGAGGAGAACGTATAGAGATCCTGGCAATGCTGAAGAAATCTTTGGAAGTGCACAATTGTGTTGCTGCAATAAATCTCATTCGACATTTGGACCAGGAGTTAGCCTATTTAACGAGAGGCATGAGAGGCATGTCGCTGGATTACTTTCGGGGAAGAATACTGT ATGATTATTTGTACTTTGTACGATCGTCACATTCCTGTTGTTGCGTTGATGATCATGAACATTTCTGCAAGAATGTGGATGATGAGAAATTACGTGAACCTGTGGAGAAGAACACGAAAGTATGTCGCAGTTGCTCGAGATTGCTACCCAGTCACAAATTCACGGTTCATGGGAGGCTGACGAAGTTGTCTACTTGTGTTG attGTACCTGGTTACGTGAACGAAACACACTACACGTGAACTACGAACCGTACATATTTCTGCTGAACTGCGTTCGGTCTCAAGAGAGAAGCAAAGAGTCCTCATCCGCGATTGCATTTGTAATGCAAAAACACGACATGTATCATTTAGTATATAACATTTGGCATACTCGTTCGATCGTGAGCGAGAATAAGGATCTTTTCGTGTTGAGAATGGTCCGATACAACGTAGACGAAGATTGGTCACCGTGGAACTGTATCCTGTTAACTGAAGAGGAGGCTGAAGTTCATTGCAAGATTAAAGATCTCTCTTCTATGTACTCGAAGCATCTACTCGAGCGAGTTCTATTGTACCATCAATTGGCGAAGAATCAGTTCAA GTCCTTGAAGCAATTTGAAGAAGAATATCGGGAAACGTTTCATAGCATTGAGAAGAAACTGGTGTATGAACCGGCGGTCAAAGTGGACGATTATCAATTTACGTGA
- the LOC100875078 gene encoding IQ motif and ubiquitin-like domain-containing protein isoform X2: protein MMLRLDYDGKARIIQRNYRWYILLKNIRKYAKQYRELVEDCRMYELEKSLIYRKRHQQQILRRINPKSQLDFDMLYDLVEKWRLDRLECTKKRFFRAARSAESYVILDKTVEMFRVIDQKRQEVKRRYRNKKRVRFITINCKPITWHGYKDKLVQVDTMRNQKARELKMIYDSLMKYNVTRGERIEILAMLKKSLEVHNCVAAINLIRHLDQELAYLTRGMRGMSLDYFRGRILYDYLYFVRSSHSCCCVDDHEHFCKNVDDEKLREPVEKNTKVCRSCSRLLPSHKFTVHGRLTKLSTCVDCTWLRERNTLHVNYEPYIFLLNCVRSQERSKESSSAIAFVMQKHDMYHLVYNIWHTRSIVSENKDLFVLRMVRYNVDEDWSPWNCILLTEEEAEVHCKIKDLSSMYSKHLLERVLLYHQLAKNQFKSLKQFEEEYRETFHSIEKKLVYEPAVKVDDYQFT, encoded by the exons ATGATGCTGCGATTAGATTACGATGGAAAAGCGAGAATTATTCAGAGAAATTATAGATGGTACATATTGTTGAAGAACATTAGGAAATATGCTAAACAGTATCGGGAACTGGTCGAGGATTGCAGGATGTACGAGCTAGAAAAGTCGTTAATTTATAG GAAAAGACATCAGCAACAAATTTTAAGGCGAATCAATCCAAAATCTCAATTAGACTTCGACATGTTGTACGATCTGGTCGAGAAGTGGAGACTCGATCGTCTCGAGTGCACGAAGAAACGTTTCTTCAGAGCTGCCAGAAGCGCAGAAAGTTACGTGATCTTAGACAAAACGGTAGAAATGTTCAGGGTGATCGATCAAAAGCGACAGGAAGTAAAGAGAAGATACAGGAACAAAAAACGCGTGAGATTTATCACGATTAACTGTAAACCCATTACTTGGCACGGTTACAAAGACAAGCTAGTGCAAGTGGACACTATGAGGAATCAGAAAGCACGAGAATTAAAAATGATCTACGATTCGTTGATGAAATACAACGTCACTCGAGGAGAACGTATAGAGATCCTGGCAATGCTGAAGAAATCTTTGGAAGTGCACAATTGTGTTGCTGCAATAAATCTCATTCGACATTTGGACCAGGAGTTAGCCTATTTAACGAGAGGCATGAGAGGCATGTCGCTGGATTACTTTCGGGGAAGAATACTGT ATGATTATTTGTACTTTGTACGATCGTCACATTCCTGTTGTTGCGTTGATGATCATGAACATTTCTGCAAGAATGTGGATGATGAGAAATTACGTGAACCTGTGGAGAAGAACACGAAAGTATGTCGCAGTTGCTCGAGATTGCTACCCAGTCACAAATTCACGGTTCATGGGAGGCTGACGAAGTTGTCTACTTGTGTTG attGTACCTGGTTACGTGAACGAAACACACTACACGTGAACTACGAACCGTACATATTTCTGCTGAACTGCGTTCGGTCTCAAGAGAGAAGCAAAGAGTCCTCATCCGCGATTGCATTTGTAATGCAAAAACACGACATGTATCATTTAGTATATAACATTTGGCATACTCGTTCGATCGTGAGCGAGAATAAGGATCTTTTCGTGTTGAGAATGGTCCGATACAACGTAGACGAAGATTGGTCACCGTGGAACTGTATCCTGTTAACTGAAGAGGAGGCTGAAGTTCATTGCAAGATTAAAGATCTCTCTTCTATGTACTCGAAGCATCTACTCGAGCGAGTTCTATTGTACCATCAATTGGCGAAGAATCAGTTCAA GTCCTTGAAGCAATTTGAAGAAGAATATCGGGAAACGTTTCATAGCATTGAGAAGAAACTGGTGTATGAACCGGCGGTCAAAGTGGACGATTATCAATTTACGTGA
- the Naa35 gene encoding N-alpha-acetyltransferase 35 isoform X1 yields MATMVEEQNSIDMGEDKESQFDQVTYNWVDITHEFFEAITELELGELLHDELFGLFEAMSAIEMMDPKMDAGMLCNRGNNKPCTFTQAVDSGTLKLDNLTPSEVIGIIDSTYACIVSWLEGHSLAQTVFINLYLHQPGQIVDKSLKTFCYAVYKIIEIIKDCINKALVFEEEDFQSVTYGYKLQQDITEQKTISMLREVEEELHRKSRIKPVDVESEKEYNDGLALYARIRFTKMFYQILTLMGKKEQLQQNLNDCHRLLSNCSYMIQVMIKTVNRGEKADEISNYPNIMGFDPMVNQRLLPPTFPRYTKIKPRTEALKYLDDLLNRFRTVTMITNQNGFHAALDFFLEFSRQSPCILSRSMLQIVYLPTTNRVFGVQHFSDVLKDAARNFIAPPVLMPKSTLLQNHQAKDYVDNFLSHCVSLFGSLLQLTGHNRARQRDKLAHLLEDFATLQDEAERVDAFLHTLSLKSDTPRSHLACFGTWILYHTLRVMVMYLLSGFELELYSVHEYHYIFWYLYEFLYGWLVSAITRADTFLMDQDVHNDREVHKGRGGKKSAKNKKKKSTPRPYDLEILMYQAMQNICGGYYKALVGFRMDGKIPLPEMQFDSERVRYEHRLLPFSSLLTPPPVNYQEFLDITNAQMHKRNEKVTSATLYVAGCRHFHQARNMLERSLSLYPPNASTVNEINDLLKVAKTNFVVLKLLADGHKKDSKKPPVFDFSCHQHFPLIKLT; encoded by the exons ATGGCGACCATGGTGGAAGAACAGAATTCGATTGACATGGGGGAAGATAAAGAATCACA ATTCGACCAAGTCACTTACAATTGGGTGGATATTACTCACGAATTTTTCGAAGCCATTACAG AGCTGGAATTGGGAGAACTTTTACACGATGAGTTGTTTGGGTTGTTTGAAGCAATGTCTGCAATTGAAATGATGGATCCAAAAATGGATGCTGGCATGCTGTGTAATAGAGGAAACAACAAACCATGCACTTTCACACAGGCTGTTGATTCTGGCACATTAAAGTTGGACAATTTGACCCCATCTGAAGTTATAGGAATAATAGATTCAACTTATGCGTGTATAGTGTCTTGGCTCGAAGGTCATAGTTTGGCCCAAACAGTTTTTATCAATTTGTACCTTCACCAACCCGGTCAAATAGTAGATAAATCCCTGAAAACCTTTTGTTATGCtgtgtataaaattattgaaataattaaagactGCATCAATAAAGCATTAGTTTTCGAGGAAGAAGATTTTCAAAGTGTTACTTATGGCTACAAATTGCAACAGGATATTACAGAACAGAAAACTATATCCATGCTGCGAGAAGTAGAAGAAGAATTGCATAGGAAAAGTAGAATAAAACCAGTTGATGTAGAATCTGAGAAAGAA TATAACGATGGATTAGCATTATATGCTAGAATTAGATTCACTAAAATGTTTTATCAAATACTGACATTAATGGGGAAAAAAGAACAATTACAGCAGAACTTAAATGATTGTCATAGATTATTATCAAATTGTTCATACATGATTCAAGTTATGATTAAGACAGTGAATCGTGGAGAGAAAGCTGATGAGATAT CAAATTATCCAAACATCATGGGATTTGATCCTATGGTAAATCAAAGATTATTACCACCAACATTCCCTCGGTATACTAAGATAAAACCAAGAACAGAAGCCCTAAAATATTTAGATGACTTACTAAACAGATTTCGTACTGTAACTATGATCACTAATCAAAATGGATTTCATGCAGCTTTG GacttttttttagaattttcacgACAAAGTCCATGTATATTATCCAGATCAATGCTGCAAATAGTTTATTTGCCCACAACAAATCGGGTGTTTGGCGTGCAACATTTTTCGGATGTTCTGAAAGATGCAGCACGAAATTTCATTGCGCCTCCAGTTTTAATGCCAAAGAGTACATTACTTCAAAATCATCAAGCCAAGGATTacgttgataattttttatctcATTGTGTTAGCTTATTTGGCAGTTTATTACAACTTACCGGTCATAATAGAGCTAGACAAAGAGATAAATTGGCACATTTATTGGAGGATTTTGCAACGTTACAGGATGAA GCTGAAAGGGTAGACGCATTTTTACATACTTTGTCTTTAAAAAGTGATACACCTAGATCACACCTAGCTTGTTTTGGAACATGGATTTTGTATCATACATTACGAGTTATGGTCATGTACTTGTTAAGCGGTTTTGAGCTTGAGTTGTATTCGGTACACGAATACCACTACATATTTTGGTACCTGTATGAGTTTCTTTATGGATGGCTCGTATCGGCCATCACAAGGGCAGACACGTTCTTAATGGATCAAGATGTACATAATGATAGAGAAGTACATAAAGGTAGAGGAGGCAAAAAGAgtgctaaaaataagaaaaagaagtCAACACCCAGACCGTATGACTTGGAAATATTAATGTATCAAGCTATGCAAAATATATGTGGTGGATACTATAAA GCCTTAGTAGGTTTTCGTATGGATGGGAAAATACCACTTCCCGAGATGCAATTTGACTCGGAACGAGTTCGATACGAGCATAGGTTACTACCGTTTTCTTCATTATTGACTCCGCCACCGGTAAATTATCAAGAATTTTTAGATATAACCAATGCACAGATGCATAAAAGAAAC GAGAAGGTCACTAGTGCAACACTGTATGTAGCTGGGTGCCGTCATTTTCATCAAGCTAGGAATATGTTGGAAAGATCATTGTCCCTTTATCCGCCGAACGCTAGTACCGTGAATGAG ATTAATGATTTATTAAAAGTGGCGAAAACGAATTTTGTGGTTCTAAAATTACTTGCTGATGGGCATAAAAAGGATTCTAAAAAACCTCCAGTATTTGACTTTTCTTGTCATCAACATTTCCCACTGATAAAACtaacttaa
- the Naa35 gene encoding N-alpha-acetyltransferase 35 isoform X2, with translation MSAIEMMDPKMDAGMLCNRGNNKPCTFTQAVDSGTLKLDNLTPSEVIGIIDSTYACIVSWLEGHSLAQTVFINLYLHQPGQIVDKSLKTFCYAVYKIIEIIKDCINKALVFEEEDFQSVTYGYKLQQDITEQKTISMLREVEEELHRKSRIKPVDVESEKEYNDGLALYARIRFTKMFYQILTLMGKKEQLQQNLNDCHRLLSNCSYMIQVMIKTVNRGEKADEISNYPNIMGFDPMVNQRLLPPTFPRYTKIKPRTEALKYLDDLLNRFRTVTMITNQNGFHAALDFFLEFSRQSPCILSRSMLQIVYLPTTNRVFGVQHFSDVLKDAARNFIAPPVLMPKSTLLQNHQAKDYVDNFLSHCVSLFGSLLQLTGHNRARQRDKLAHLLEDFATLQDEAERVDAFLHTLSLKSDTPRSHLACFGTWILYHTLRVMVMYLLSGFELELYSVHEYHYIFWYLYEFLYGWLVSAITRADTFLMDQDVHNDREVHKGRGGKKSAKNKKKKSTPRPYDLEILMYQAMQNICGGYYKALVGFRMDGKIPLPEMQFDSERVRYEHRLLPFSSLLTPPPVNYQEFLDITNAQMHKRNEKVTSATLYVAGCRHFHQARNMLERSLSLYPPNASTVNEINDLLKVAKTNFVVLKLLADGHKKDSKKPPVFDFSCHQHFPLIKLT, from the exons ATGTCTGCAATTGAAATGATGGATCCAAAAATGGATGCTGGCATGCTGTGTAATAGAGGAAACAACAAACCATGCACTTTCACACAGGCTGTTGATTCTGGCACATTAAAGTTGGACAATTTGACCCCATCTGAAGTTATAGGAATAATAGATTCAACTTATGCGTGTATAGTGTCTTGGCTCGAAGGTCATAGTTTGGCCCAAACAGTTTTTATCAATTTGTACCTTCACCAACCCGGTCAAATAGTAGATAAATCCCTGAAAACCTTTTGTTATGCtgtgtataaaattattgaaataattaaagactGCATCAATAAAGCATTAGTTTTCGAGGAAGAAGATTTTCAAAGTGTTACTTATGGCTACAAATTGCAACAGGATATTACAGAACAGAAAACTATATCCATGCTGCGAGAAGTAGAAGAAGAATTGCATAGGAAAAGTAGAATAAAACCAGTTGATGTAGAATCTGAGAAAGAA TATAACGATGGATTAGCATTATATGCTAGAATTAGATTCACTAAAATGTTTTATCAAATACTGACATTAATGGGGAAAAAAGAACAATTACAGCAGAACTTAAATGATTGTCATAGATTATTATCAAATTGTTCATACATGATTCAAGTTATGATTAAGACAGTGAATCGTGGAGAGAAAGCTGATGAGATAT CAAATTATCCAAACATCATGGGATTTGATCCTATGGTAAATCAAAGATTATTACCACCAACATTCCCTCGGTATACTAAGATAAAACCAAGAACAGAAGCCCTAAAATATTTAGATGACTTACTAAACAGATTTCGTACTGTAACTATGATCACTAATCAAAATGGATTTCATGCAGCTTTG GacttttttttagaattttcacgACAAAGTCCATGTATATTATCCAGATCAATGCTGCAAATAGTTTATTTGCCCACAACAAATCGGGTGTTTGGCGTGCAACATTTTTCGGATGTTCTGAAAGATGCAGCACGAAATTTCATTGCGCCTCCAGTTTTAATGCCAAAGAGTACATTACTTCAAAATCATCAAGCCAAGGATTacgttgataattttttatctcATTGTGTTAGCTTATTTGGCAGTTTATTACAACTTACCGGTCATAATAGAGCTAGACAAAGAGATAAATTGGCACATTTATTGGAGGATTTTGCAACGTTACAGGATGAA GCTGAAAGGGTAGACGCATTTTTACATACTTTGTCTTTAAAAAGTGATACACCTAGATCACACCTAGCTTGTTTTGGAACATGGATTTTGTATCATACATTACGAGTTATGGTCATGTACTTGTTAAGCGGTTTTGAGCTTGAGTTGTATTCGGTACACGAATACCACTACATATTTTGGTACCTGTATGAGTTTCTTTATGGATGGCTCGTATCGGCCATCACAAGGGCAGACACGTTCTTAATGGATCAAGATGTACATAATGATAGAGAAGTACATAAAGGTAGAGGAGGCAAAAAGAgtgctaaaaataagaaaaagaagtCAACACCCAGACCGTATGACTTGGAAATATTAATGTATCAAGCTATGCAAAATATATGTGGTGGATACTATAAA GCCTTAGTAGGTTTTCGTATGGATGGGAAAATACCACTTCCCGAGATGCAATTTGACTCGGAACGAGTTCGATACGAGCATAGGTTACTACCGTTTTCTTCATTATTGACTCCGCCACCGGTAAATTATCAAGAATTTTTAGATATAACCAATGCACAGATGCATAAAAGAAAC GAGAAGGTCACTAGTGCAACACTGTATGTAGCTGGGTGCCGTCATTTTCATCAAGCTAGGAATATGTTGGAAAGATCATTGTCCCTTTATCCGCCGAACGCTAGTACCGTGAATGAG ATTAATGATTTATTAAAAGTGGCGAAAACGAATTTTGTGGTTCTAAAATTACTTGCTGATGGGCATAAAAAGGATTCTAAAAAACCTCCAGTATTTGACTTTTCTTGTCATCAACATTTCCCACTGATAAAACtaacttaa